In Nicotiana tabacum cultivar K326 chromosome 19, ASM71507v2, whole genome shotgun sequence, one DNA window encodes the following:
- the LOC107773147 gene encoding uncharacterized protein LOC107773147 isoform X1 — translation MSLENEDRSATNHVSEIGEVRKHSKVSYTREFLLSLSQLEICKKIPTGFDQSILSELEDTSRGIQDRQRIPGSLPSQGFRRNDYSSSPPTRGDSDGNSRGIYGRWESRSSGRSDRDSDSQSDKDSEIYLATDPGRRYGNQARRTWQSSEHDGLLGSGSFPKPSAYASGISAAKVRASDNYQLNRSNEPYHPPRPYKAMPHSRRNTDACNDETFGSIESASEDRVEEERRRRASFELMRKEQQKTLQEKQKSNAEKHTAEYDSDISVLLEDNKKDRRLLDKNAEVDITTSQPFANNESGKSSSSSQNLPSRPLVPPGFKTTVSDKNSGSATLNHSCLTEIGKHETEEILLEAKSDAQNGIYQSLERQSSREISSSDQLERKSLHASILKKNDQIVNLSVNSDDSDRKYSMEDHSRRTSSLDLNEPAILELSAQNSGGKFVAESNINHSTSILDKIFGSAIANLTDSDAPVMNEDSKPNDKLDPKAVQSSKFAHWFFEEERKLEDDSSSSRPSDLLALIVGGDKNRKQPFEGNTSEQLPSEFSYQSLEPTSKFVSNLPSSLLAGPELVYKSSKREAAPMILTCEDLEHTMLSEFSEKKSSSQPQGWSTNRTKTEKPVNVDSQASQHLLSLLQKGPNLGNVTQRSNAGIESLEAHGETTVQDRSKKEDNNSHASGNTLTLESLFGTAFMTELQSAQAPVSVQRISVGSGLNDSQESQKSSLPSSDDTLSSSIIDDIGLRGATKENNVLPSKCRDHSKLDKAENWLGFNDSSFEVNSLKRQTEAVSRNGDYRAGEFRLPEGESLFSVGDPLVSQVPMPAGNMSKGDLVTVNSVGSDQRSLVGPGALPFPRVSHDQIESQMLFHHLRAQPSSSQFHPLQMSQGKPLLHQLDSRPAHLNSQIFSGPEGMIQHDALPGHQFAGSMMRPPFHHPNARVTGFDLPAHHPMLQQMQMSGTHPPHLLHDRLNSGPVPSHSSNQAAGFVHEANPMQGFPFTSHQVNINGLGMQVPDINSRNNHPEALQRIIEMELKASKQNHTFPAGRGQGMYGHELDMGLRYR, via the exons ATGAGCTTGGAGAATGAGGATCGAAGCGCCACCAATCACGTTTCTGAAATTGGTGAAGTCCGGAA GCATTCGAAAGTATCATATACAAGAGAGTTTCTTTTGTCACTCAGTCAACTGGAGATTTGCAAGAAGATACCAACTGGATTTGATCAGTCGATCCTGAG TGAGCTTGAGGACACCTCACGTGGCATACAAGACCGCCAAAGAATACCTGGAAGCTTGCCCTCTCAAGGTTTCAGACGTAATGATTATAGTTCATCTCCACCTACTCGTGGGGATTCTGATGGCAATTCAAGAGGCATTTATGGAAGATGGGAAAGCCGTTCCTCTGGGCGTAGTGATCGAGATAGTGATTCACAATCAGATAAAGATTCAG AAATTTATTTAGCGACAGATCCTGGTAGACGCTATGGGAATCAAGCACGCCGCACTTGGCAGAGTTCTGAGCATGATGGGCTTCTTGGAAGTGGTTCATTTCCCAAGCCATCTGCGTATGCATCTGGAATATCTGCAGCTAAGGTCCGAGCAAGTGATAACTATCAGCTTAATAGGAGCAATGAGCCATACCATCCTCCTCGCCCTTATAAG GCAATGCCTCATTCTCGTAGAAACACTGATGCATGCAATGATGAGACCTTTGGTTCAATTGAGAGTGCAAGTGAGGACAGAGTGGAAGAGGAAAGGAGGAGAAGAG CTTCTTTTGAGTTGATGAGGAAGGAACAGCAGAAGACTCTTCAAGAGAAGCAGAAATCAAATGCAGAGAAGCATACAGCTGAGTATGACTCGGACATTTCAGTACTGCTGGAAGATAATAAAAAGGATAGGAGGCTTCTGGACAAGAATGCTGAAGTTGATATAACGACCAGCCAGCCTTTTGCAAACAATGAATCTGGAAAATCATCTTCCTCTTCACAGAATCTCCCATCTAGACCACTTGTGCCCCCAGGCTTCAAAACCACTGTTTCAGATAAGAATTCTGGCTCAGCAACTTTGAACCATTCATGTTTGACAGAG ATAGGAAAGCATGAAACTGAAGAAATTCTATTGGAAGCCAAGTCCGACGCCCAAAATGGTATCTATCAGAGCTTAGAAAGACAAAGTTCCCGAGAAATTAGTTCGAGTGATCAACTTGAACGCAAGAGTTTGCATGCTTCAATTCTGAAGAAGAATGACCAAATTGTGAACTTATCAGTGAACTCAGATGATTCTGACAGGAAATATAGCATGGAAGATCATTCACGCCGGACTTCAAGTCTAGATTTAAACGAGCCTGCAATTTTGGAACTCAGTGCCCAGAATTCAGGGGGCAAATTTGTTGCGGAGTCCAATATCAACCATTCAACATCTATCCTGGATAAGATTTTTGGAAGTGCCATTGCAAATCTCACCGACTCTGATGCTCCAGTTATG AATGAAGATAGTAAGCCTAATGACAAATTAGACCCCAAAGCTGTTCAGTCATCAAAATTTGCTCATTGGTTTTTCGAAGAAG AAAGGAAGCTGGAAGATGATTCTTCATCAAGTAGGCCTAGTGATTTGCTTGCATTAATTGTTGGTGGTGATAAAAACAGAAAGCAACCCTTTGAGGGTAATACTTCGGAACAATTACCATCAGAATTCTCCTATCAAAGTCTTGAGCCTACAAGTAAGTTTGTCTCGAATTTACCTTCTTCACTGCTTGCCGGGCCTGAGCTTGTGTATAAGTCCAGTAAAAGGGAGGCAGCACCGATGATCCTTACTTGTGAAGACCTTGAGCATACAATGTTGTCAGAGTTCAGCGAAAAAAAGTCTAGTTCACAGCCACAAGGCTGGAGTACTAATCGCACAAAGACTGAAAAACCTGTAAATGTGGATAGCCAGGCATCTCAGCACCTCCTTTCATTATTACAGAAGGGGCCAAATCTTGGAAATGTGACACAGAGGTCCAATGCTGGCATTGAATCATTGGAGGCACATGGTGAGACTACCGTGCAAGACAGATCTAAGAAGGAAGATAACAATAGTCATGCTTCAGGGAATACACTTACTCTTGAATCACTTTTTGGAACTGCTTTTATGACGGAATTACAATCTGCACAAGCTCCAGTTTCAGTTCAGAGGATTTCAGTTGGTTCTGGGCTAAATGATTCTCAGGAATCTCAAAAGTCGTCATTGCCTAGTTCTGACGATACCCTTTCTTCTTCGATAATTGATGATATTGGACTGAGAGGAGCAACGAAGGAGAATAATGTCTTACCTTCAAAGTGCAGAGATCACTCAAAGCTGGATAAGGCAGAAAACTGGTTGGGATTCAATGATTCTTCGTTTGAAGTCAACTCCTTAAAGCGCCAAACTGAAGCGGTGTCCAGAAATGGTGATTATCGGGCTGGTGAATTTCGTCTACCTGAAGGAGAGAGCTTATTTAGTGTTGGTGATCCTTTGGTATCCCAGGTCCCAATGCCAGCAGGAAATATGAGTAAAGGTGACCTGGTGACTGTTAATTCAGTTGGCAGTGATCAAAGGTCTTTGGTGGGTCCAGGGGCACTACCCTTTCCAAGAGTTTCTCATGACCAGATTGAGTCTCAGATGCTTTTTCACCATCTTCGTGCTCAACCATCATCTTCTCAGTTTCATCCTTTGCAAATGAGTCAAGGGAAACCATTACTTCATCAATTGGATTCTCGTCCTGCACATTTGAACTCTCAGATTTTCTCTGGTCCAGAGGGCATGATTCAGCACGATGCTCTTCCCGGTCATCAGTTTGCCGGAAGTATGATGAGACCTCCATTTCACCATCCGAATGCTAGGGTGACAGGATTTGATCTTCCTGCTCATCATCCTATGTTGCAGCAGATGCAAATGTCTGGAACTCACCCCCCTCATCTGCTACATGACCGTCTAAACAGTGGTCCAGTTCCTTCACATTCCAGTAATCAGGCTGCTGGCTTTGTGCATGAAGCTAACCCGATGCAAGGGTTCCCTTTTACGTCTCACCAAGTCAACATTAATGGACTTGGGATGCAAGTTCCAG ATATCAACAGCAGAAACAATCATCCTGAGGCCCTGCAAAGGATTATTGAGATGGAGCTTAAGGCTTCAAAGCAGAATCACACTTTTCCTGCTGGGCGTGGACAGGGGATGTACGGCCACGAGCTTGACATGGGATTGCGATATAGATAG
- the LOC107773147 gene encoding uncharacterized protein LOC107773147 isoform X2: MSLENEDRSATNHVSEIGEVRKHSKVSYTREFLLSLSQLEICKKIPTGFDQSILSELEDTSRGIQDRQRIPGSLPSQGFRRNDYSSSPPTRGDSDGNSRGIYGRWESRSSGRSDRDSDSQSDKDSATDPGRRYGNQARRTWQSSEHDGLLGSGSFPKPSAYASGISAAKVRASDNYQLNRSNEPYHPPRPYKAMPHSRRNTDACNDETFGSIESASEDRVEEERRRRASFELMRKEQQKTLQEKQKSNAEKHTAEYDSDISVLLEDNKKDRRLLDKNAEVDITTSQPFANNESGKSSSSSQNLPSRPLVPPGFKTTVSDKNSGSATLNHSCLTEIGKHETEEILLEAKSDAQNGIYQSLERQSSREISSSDQLERKSLHASILKKNDQIVNLSVNSDDSDRKYSMEDHSRRTSSLDLNEPAILELSAQNSGGKFVAESNINHSTSILDKIFGSAIANLTDSDAPVMNEDSKPNDKLDPKAVQSSKFAHWFFEEERKLEDDSSSSRPSDLLALIVGGDKNRKQPFEGNTSEQLPSEFSYQSLEPTSKFVSNLPSSLLAGPELVYKSSKREAAPMILTCEDLEHTMLSEFSEKKSSSQPQGWSTNRTKTEKPVNVDSQASQHLLSLLQKGPNLGNVTQRSNAGIESLEAHGETTVQDRSKKEDNNSHASGNTLTLESLFGTAFMTELQSAQAPVSVQRISVGSGLNDSQESQKSSLPSSDDTLSSSIIDDIGLRGATKENNVLPSKCRDHSKLDKAENWLGFNDSSFEVNSLKRQTEAVSRNGDYRAGEFRLPEGESLFSVGDPLVSQVPMPAGNMSKGDLVTVNSVGSDQRSLVGPGALPFPRVSHDQIESQMLFHHLRAQPSSSQFHPLQMSQGKPLLHQLDSRPAHLNSQIFSGPEGMIQHDALPGHQFAGSMMRPPFHHPNARVTGFDLPAHHPMLQQMQMSGTHPPHLLHDRLNSGPVPSHSSNQAAGFVHEANPMQGFPFTSHQVNINGLGMQVPDINSRNNHPEALQRIIEMELKASKQNHTFPAGRGQGMYGHELDMGLRYR, encoded by the exons ATGAGCTTGGAGAATGAGGATCGAAGCGCCACCAATCACGTTTCTGAAATTGGTGAAGTCCGGAA GCATTCGAAAGTATCATATACAAGAGAGTTTCTTTTGTCACTCAGTCAACTGGAGATTTGCAAGAAGATACCAACTGGATTTGATCAGTCGATCCTGAG TGAGCTTGAGGACACCTCACGTGGCATACAAGACCGCCAAAGAATACCTGGAAGCTTGCCCTCTCAAGGTTTCAGACGTAATGATTATAGTTCATCTCCACCTACTCGTGGGGATTCTGATGGCAATTCAAGAGGCATTTATGGAAGATGGGAAAGCCGTTCCTCTGGGCGTAGTGATCGAGATAGTGATTCACAATCAGATAAAGATTCAG CGACAGATCCTGGTAGACGCTATGGGAATCAAGCACGCCGCACTTGGCAGAGTTCTGAGCATGATGGGCTTCTTGGAAGTGGTTCATTTCCCAAGCCATCTGCGTATGCATCTGGAATATCTGCAGCTAAGGTCCGAGCAAGTGATAACTATCAGCTTAATAGGAGCAATGAGCCATACCATCCTCCTCGCCCTTATAAG GCAATGCCTCATTCTCGTAGAAACACTGATGCATGCAATGATGAGACCTTTGGTTCAATTGAGAGTGCAAGTGAGGACAGAGTGGAAGAGGAAAGGAGGAGAAGAG CTTCTTTTGAGTTGATGAGGAAGGAACAGCAGAAGACTCTTCAAGAGAAGCAGAAATCAAATGCAGAGAAGCATACAGCTGAGTATGACTCGGACATTTCAGTACTGCTGGAAGATAATAAAAAGGATAGGAGGCTTCTGGACAAGAATGCTGAAGTTGATATAACGACCAGCCAGCCTTTTGCAAACAATGAATCTGGAAAATCATCTTCCTCTTCACAGAATCTCCCATCTAGACCACTTGTGCCCCCAGGCTTCAAAACCACTGTTTCAGATAAGAATTCTGGCTCAGCAACTTTGAACCATTCATGTTTGACAGAG ATAGGAAAGCATGAAACTGAAGAAATTCTATTGGAAGCCAAGTCCGACGCCCAAAATGGTATCTATCAGAGCTTAGAAAGACAAAGTTCCCGAGAAATTAGTTCGAGTGATCAACTTGAACGCAAGAGTTTGCATGCTTCAATTCTGAAGAAGAATGACCAAATTGTGAACTTATCAGTGAACTCAGATGATTCTGACAGGAAATATAGCATGGAAGATCATTCACGCCGGACTTCAAGTCTAGATTTAAACGAGCCTGCAATTTTGGAACTCAGTGCCCAGAATTCAGGGGGCAAATTTGTTGCGGAGTCCAATATCAACCATTCAACATCTATCCTGGATAAGATTTTTGGAAGTGCCATTGCAAATCTCACCGACTCTGATGCTCCAGTTATG AATGAAGATAGTAAGCCTAATGACAAATTAGACCCCAAAGCTGTTCAGTCATCAAAATTTGCTCATTGGTTTTTCGAAGAAG AAAGGAAGCTGGAAGATGATTCTTCATCAAGTAGGCCTAGTGATTTGCTTGCATTAATTGTTGGTGGTGATAAAAACAGAAAGCAACCCTTTGAGGGTAATACTTCGGAACAATTACCATCAGAATTCTCCTATCAAAGTCTTGAGCCTACAAGTAAGTTTGTCTCGAATTTACCTTCTTCACTGCTTGCCGGGCCTGAGCTTGTGTATAAGTCCAGTAAAAGGGAGGCAGCACCGATGATCCTTACTTGTGAAGACCTTGAGCATACAATGTTGTCAGAGTTCAGCGAAAAAAAGTCTAGTTCACAGCCACAAGGCTGGAGTACTAATCGCACAAAGACTGAAAAACCTGTAAATGTGGATAGCCAGGCATCTCAGCACCTCCTTTCATTATTACAGAAGGGGCCAAATCTTGGAAATGTGACACAGAGGTCCAATGCTGGCATTGAATCATTGGAGGCACATGGTGAGACTACCGTGCAAGACAGATCTAAGAAGGAAGATAACAATAGTCATGCTTCAGGGAATACACTTACTCTTGAATCACTTTTTGGAACTGCTTTTATGACGGAATTACAATCTGCACAAGCTCCAGTTTCAGTTCAGAGGATTTCAGTTGGTTCTGGGCTAAATGATTCTCAGGAATCTCAAAAGTCGTCATTGCCTAGTTCTGACGATACCCTTTCTTCTTCGATAATTGATGATATTGGACTGAGAGGAGCAACGAAGGAGAATAATGTCTTACCTTCAAAGTGCAGAGATCACTCAAAGCTGGATAAGGCAGAAAACTGGTTGGGATTCAATGATTCTTCGTTTGAAGTCAACTCCTTAAAGCGCCAAACTGAAGCGGTGTCCAGAAATGGTGATTATCGGGCTGGTGAATTTCGTCTACCTGAAGGAGAGAGCTTATTTAGTGTTGGTGATCCTTTGGTATCCCAGGTCCCAATGCCAGCAGGAAATATGAGTAAAGGTGACCTGGTGACTGTTAATTCAGTTGGCAGTGATCAAAGGTCTTTGGTGGGTCCAGGGGCACTACCCTTTCCAAGAGTTTCTCATGACCAGATTGAGTCTCAGATGCTTTTTCACCATCTTCGTGCTCAACCATCATCTTCTCAGTTTCATCCTTTGCAAATGAGTCAAGGGAAACCATTACTTCATCAATTGGATTCTCGTCCTGCACATTTGAACTCTCAGATTTTCTCTGGTCCAGAGGGCATGATTCAGCACGATGCTCTTCCCGGTCATCAGTTTGCCGGAAGTATGATGAGACCTCCATTTCACCATCCGAATGCTAGGGTGACAGGATTTGATCTTCCTGCTCATCATCCTATGTTGCAGCAGATGCAAATGTCTGGAACTCACCCCCCTCATCTGCTACATGACCGTCTAAACAGTGGTCCAGTTCCTTCACATTCCAGTAATCAGGCTGCTGGCTTTGTGCATGAAGCTAACCCGATGCAAGGGTTCCCTTTTACGTCTCACCAAGTCAACATTAATGGACTTGGGATGCAAGTTCCAG ATATCAACAGCAGAAACAATCATCCTGAGGCCCTGCAAAGGATTATTGAGATGGAGCTTAAGGCTTCAAAGCAGAATCACACTTTTCCTGCTGGGCGTGGACAGGGGATGTACGGCCACGAGCTTGACATGGGATTGCGATATAGATAG
- the LOC107773147 gene encoding uncharacterized protein LOC107773147 isoform X3 encodes MSLENEDRSATNHVSEIGEVRKHSKVSYTREFLLSLSQLEICKKIPTGFDQSILSELEDTSRGIQDRQRIPGSLPSQGFRRNDYSSSPPTRGDSDGNSRGIYGRWESRSSGRSDRDSDSQSDKDSDPGRRYGNQARRTWQSSEHDGLLGSGSFPKPSAYASGISAAKVRASDNYQLNRSNEPYHPPRPYKAMPHSRRNTDACNDETFGSIESASEDRVEEERRRRASFELMRKEQQKTLQEKQKSNAEKHTAEYDSDISVLLEDNKKDRRLLDKNAEVDITTSQPFANNESGKSSSSSQNLPSRPLVPPGFKTTVSDKNSGSATLNHSCLTEIGKHETEEILLEAKSDAQNGIYQSLERQSSREISSSDQLERKSLHASILKKNDQIVNLSVNSDDSDRKYSMEDHSRRTSSLDLNEPAILELSAQNSGGKFVAESNINHSTSILDKIFGSAIANLTDSDAPVMNEDSKPNDKLDPKAVQSSKFAHWFFEEERKLEDDSSSSRPSDLLALIVGGDKNRKQPFEGNTSEQLPSEFSYQSLEPTSKFVSNLPSSLLAGPELVYKSSKREAAPMILTCEDLEHTMLSEFSEKKSSSQPQGWSTNRTKTEKPVNVDSQASQHLLSLLQKGPNLGNVTQRSNAGIESLEAHGETTVQDRSKKEDNNSHASGNTLTLESLFGTAFMTELQSAQAPVSVQRISVGSGLNDSQESQKSSLPSSDDTLSSSIIDDIGLRGATKENNVLPSKCRDHSKLDKAENWLGFNDSSFEVNSLKRQTEAVSRNGDYRAGEFRLPEGESLFSVGDPLVSQVPMPAGNMSKGDLVTVNSVGSDQRSLVGPGALPFPRVSHDQIESQMLFHHLRAQPSSSQFHPLQMSQGKPLLHQLDSRPAHLNSQIFSGPEGMIQHDALPGHQFAGSMMRPPFHHPNARVTGFDLPAHHPMLQQMQMSGTHPPHLLHDRLNSGPVPSHSSNQAAGFVHEANPMQGFPFTSHQVNINGLGMQVPDINSRNNHPEALQRIIEMELKASKQNHTFPAGRGQGMYGHELDMGLRYR; translated from the exons ATGAGCTTGGAGAATGAGGATCGAAGCGCCACCAATCACGTTTCTGAAATTGGTGAAGTCCGGAA GCATTCGAAAGTATCATATACAAGAGAGTTTCTTTTGTCACTCAGTCAACTGGAGATTTGCAAGAAGATACCAACTGGATTTGATCAGTCGATCCTGAG TGAGCTTGAGGACACCTCACGTGGCATACAAGACCGCCAAAGAATACCTGGAAGCTTGCCCTCTCAAGGTTTCAGACGTAATGATTATAGTTCATCTCCACCTACTCGTGGGGATTCTGATGGCAATTCAAGAGGCATTTATGGAAGATGGGAAAGCCGTTCCTCTGGGCGTAGTGATCGAGATAGTGATTCACAATCAGATAAAGATTCAG ATCCTGGTAGACGCTATGGGAATCAAGCACGCCGCACTTGGCAGAGTTCTGAGCATGATGGGCTTCTTGGAAGTGGTTCATTTCCCAAGCCATCTGCGTATGCATCTGGAATATCTGCAGCTAAGGTCCGAGCAAGTGATAACTATCAGCTTAATAGGAGCAATGAGCCATACCATCCTCCTCGCCCTTATAAG GCAATGCCTCATTCTCGTAGAAACACTGATGCATGCAATGATGAGACCTTTGGTTCAATTGAGAGTGCAAGTGAGGACAGAGTGGAAGAGGAAAGGAGGAGAAGAG CTTCTTTTGAGTTGATGAGGAAGGAACAGCAGAAGACTCTTCAAGAGAAGCAGAAATCAAATGCAGAGAAGCATACAGCTGAGTATGACTCGGACATTTCAGTACTGCTGGAAGATAATAAAAAGGATAGGAGGCTTCTGGACAAGAATGCTGAAGTTGATATAACGACCAGCCAGCCTTTTGCAAACAATGAATCTGGAAAATCATCTTCCTCTTCACAGAATCTCCCATCTAGACCACTTGTGCCCCCAGGCTTCAAAACCACTGTTTCAGATAAGAATTCTGGCTCAGCAACTTTGAACCATTCATGTTTGACAGAG ATAGGAAAGCATGAAACTGAAGAAATTCTATTGGAAGCCAAGTCCGACGCCCAAAATGGTATCTATCAGAGCTTAGAAAGACAAAGTTCCCGAGAAATTAGTTCGAGTGATCAACTTGAACGCAAGAGTTTGCATGCTTCAATTCTGAAGAAGAATGACCAAATTGTGAACTTATCAGTGAACTCAGATGATTCTGACAGGAAATATAGCATGGAAGATCATTCACGCCGGACTTCAAGTCTAGATTTAAACGAGCCTGCAATTTTGGAACTCAGTGCCCAGAATTCAGGGGGCAAATTTGTTGCGGAGTCCAATATCAACCATTCAACATCTATCCTGGATAAGATTTTTGGAAGTGCCATTGCAAATCTCACCGACTCTGATGCTCCAGTTATG AATGAAGATAGTAAGCCTAATGACAAATTAGACCCCAAAGCTGTTCAGTCATCAAAATTTGCTCATTGGTTTTTCGAAGAAG AAAGGAAGCTGGAAGATGATTCTTCATCAAGTAGGCCTAGTGATTTGCTTGCATTAATTGTTGGTGGTGATAAAAACAGAAAGCAACCCTTTGAGGGTAATACTTCGGAACAATTACCATCAGAATTCTCCTATCAAAGTCTTGAGCCTACAAGTAAGTTTGTCTCGAATTTACCTTCTTCACTGCTTGCCGGGCCTGAGCTTGTGTATAAGTCCAGTAAAAGGGAGGCAGCACCGATGATCCTTACTTGTGAAGACCTTGAGCATACAATGTTGTCAGAGTTCAGCGAAAAAAAGTCTAGTTCACAGCCACAAGGCTGGAGTACTAATCGCACAAAGACTGAAAAACCTGTAAATGTGGATAGCCAGGCATCTCAGCACCTCCTTTCATTATTACAGAAGGGGCCAAATCTTGGAAATGTGACACAGAGGTCCAATGCTGGCATTGAATCATTGGAGGCACATGGTGAGACTACCGTGCAAGACAGATCTAAGAAGGAAGATAACAATAGTCATGCTTCAGGGAATACACTTACTCTTGAATCACTTTTTGGAACTGCTTTTATGACGGAATTACAATCTGCACAAGCTCCAGTTTCAGTTCAGAGGATTTCAGTTGGTTCTGGGCTAAATGATTCTCAGGAATCTCAAAAGTCGTCATTGCCTAGTTCTGACGATACCCTTTCTTCTTCGATAATTGATGATATTGGACTGAGAGGAGCAACGAAGGAGAATAATGTCTTACCTTCAAAGTGCAGAGATCACTCAAAGCTGGATAAGGCAGAAAACTGGTTGGGATTCAATGATTCTTCGTTTGAAGTCAACTCCTTAAAGCGCCAAACTGAAGCGGTGTCCAGAAATGGTGATTATCGGGCTGGTGAATTTCGTCTACCTGAAGGAGAGAGCTTATTTAGTGTTGGTGATCCTTTGGTATCCCAGGTCCCAATGCCAGCAGGAAATATGAGTAAAGGTGACCTGGTGACTGTTAATTCAGTTGGCAGTGATCAAAGGTCTTTGGTGGGTCCAGGGGCACTACCCTTTCCAAGAGTTTCTCATGACCAGATTGAGTCTCAGATGCTTTTTCACCATCTTCGTGCTCAACCATCATCTTCTCAGTTTCATCCTTTGCAAATGAGTCAAGGGAAACCATTACTTCATCAATTGGATTCTCGTCCTGCACATTTGAACTCTCAGATTTTCTCTGGTCCAGAGGGCATGATTCAGCACGATGCTCTTCCCGGTCATCAGTTTGCCGGAAGTATGATGAGACCTCCATTTCACCATCCGAATGCTAGGGTGACAGGATTTGATCTTCCTGCTCATCATCCTATGTTGCAGCAGATGCAAATGTCTGGAACTCACCCCCCTCATCTGCTACATGACCGTCTAAACAGTGGTCCAGTTCCTTCACATTCCAGTAATCAGGCTGCTGGCTTTGTGCATGAAGCTAACCCGATGCAAGGGTTCCCTTTTACGTCTCACCAAGTCAACATTAATGGACTTGGGATGCAAGTTCCAG ATATCAACAGCAGAAACAATCATCCTGAGGCCCTGCAAAGGATTATTGAGATGGAGCTTAAGGCTTCAAAGCAGAATCACACTTTTCCTGCTGGGCGTGGACAGGGGATGTACGGCCACGAGCTTGACATGGGATTGCGATATAGATAG